A region of Selenomonadales bacterium 4137-cl DNA encodes the following proteins:
- a CDS encoding small basic family protein, giving the protein MMLPIVGLLLGIAIGVAFPISVPIAYAKFMSVALLAALDSVFGGLRAGIEEKFDNTVFITGFFTNALLAAILVYIGDRLGIDLYYVALLAFGLRIFQNLAIIRRYFLKK; this is encoded by the coding sequence ATGATGCTCCCGATCGTCGGCCTCCTCCTCGGCATCGCCATCGGCGTCGCCTTTCCCATCAGCGTGCCGATCGCCTACGCCAAATTCATGTCCGTCGCCCTTCTCGCCGCCCTCGACTCCGTCTTCGGCGGCCTGCGCGCCGGCATCGAAGAAAAATTCGACAACACCGTCTTCATAACCGGCTTCTTTACCAACGCCCTCCTCGCCGCCATTCTCGTCTACATCGGCGACCGCCTCGGCATCGACCTGTACTACGTCGCGCTACTGGCGTTCGGGCTCAGGATCTTCCAAAACCTCGCCATCATAAGAAGGTATTTTTTAAAGAAATAG
- the ftsZ gene encoding cell division protein FtsZ, with protein MLEFDMDLDQFAAIKVIGVGGGGNNAVNRMIAAGLQGVEFITVNTDAQALLLSQAPYRIQIGEKLTKGLGAGANPEIGEKAAQESREELLKALKGADMIFITAGMGGGTGTGAAPVVAECAKEVGALTVGVVTRPFGFEGRRRQSQAERGIAKLKEAVDTLITIPNDRLMQVVDKRTSIVEAFRIADDVLRQGVQGISDLIAVPGLINLDFADVKTIMQETGSALMGIGIGSGDNRAVAAAEAAIKSPLLETSIEGAKGVLLNITGGTSLGLFEINEAAEIIARAADPEANIIFGAVIDEACEDQVRVTVIATGFDAKTVRLKGETIVEPFKRGDLEIPTWMRK; from the coding sequence ATGCTTGAATTCGACATGGATCTAGACCAATTTGCGGCGATAAAAGTCATCGGTGTCGGCGGCGGCGGCAACAACGCCGTAAACCGCATGATTGCCGCCGGGCTTCAGGGAGTGGAGTTCATAACCGTAAACACCGACGCCCAGGCGCTCCTGCTGTCCCAGGCTCCCTACCGCATCCAGATCGGCGAAAAACTGACCAAAGGCCTCGGCGCGGGCGCCAATCCCGAAATCGGCGAAAAGGCGGCCCAGGAAAGCCGTGAGGAACTCCTCAAGGCCCTCAAAGGCGCCGACATGATCTTCATCACCGCCGGCATGGGCGGCGGCACGGGCACCGGCGCCGCACCCGTAGTCGCGGAATGCGCCAAAGAAGTAGGCGCCCTGACCGTCGGCGTCGTAACCCGTCCCTTCGGTTTCGAGGGCCGTCGCCGGCAAAGCCAGGCCGAACGCGGCATCGCCAAACTAAAAGAAGCGGTCGACACCCTCATCACCATCCCCAACGACCGTCTCATGCAAGTCGTCGACAAACGCACCTCCATCGTCGAAGCCTTCCGCATCGCCGACGACGTCCTCCGTCAAGGCGTCCAGGGCATATCCGACCTTATCGCCGTCCCCGGGCTCATCAACCTCGACTTCGCCGACGTCAAAACCATCATGCAGGAAACCGGCTCCGCCCTCATGGGCATCGGCATCGGCAGCGGCGACAACCGGGCCGTGGCGGCCGCCGAAGCCGCCATCAAGAGCCCCCTCCTCGAAACCTCCATCGAAGGCGCCAAGGGCGTCCTCCTCAACATCACCGGCGGCACCAGCCTCGGCCTCTTCGAAATCAACGAAGCGGCGGAAATCATCGCCCGTGCGGCCGACCCCGAAGCCAACATCATCTTCGGCGCCGTCATCGACGAAGCCTGCGAAGACCAGGTGAGGGTCACCGTCATCGCCACCGGCTTCGACGCCAAAACCGTGCGCCTTAAAGGCGAAACGATCGTCGAGCCGTTTAAGCGGGGCGACCTCGAGATCCCCACCTGGATGCGCAAGTAA
- the ftsA gene encoding cell division protein FtsA, with amino-acid sequence MAGKYILGVDIGTSAVKVLVATKHNGRINVLGSGTVPGAGFAKGAVTDAGALAAAVREAVDCAVMVAEAPLGPVQLGIGGIDLTSQNGLGSVAPSAGMATGADIERACRAAAAVTVPDSHRILHILPIGFWLDGQTLAEPPLGKSGKRLEVEAHIVSMPASRADELTAALADKGITVAAILANAVVGGTDAAGTDSCLVIDIGAGLADLSLHSGGKIVFTASLPLGGDYITGDIMHGLDIGKLHAEEIKRYYAKLDRDLNGRGVVLDCNDFGTTDKQVEYDFLHKIVESRVEEIISLLHAYIEPALSRYGAEKILLAGGSSLLPSIGEWTEKIFARPVTLVRPSGLAAEYSHPANTAGYGLVQYAARLASGEHAGGPVRSFFKKLKQLL; translated from the coding sequence ATGGCCGGCAAATACATACTAGGGGTTGATATCGGCACCAGTGCCGTAAAAGTCCTGGTTGCCACAAAACATAACGGCCGGATAAATGTCCTCGGCAGCGGGACCGTACCCGGCGCCGGCTTTGCAAAAGGCGCGGTCACAGACGCCGGAGCGCTGGCTGCCGCCGTCCGCGAAGCGGTCGACTGCGCCGTCATGGTCGCGGAAGCGCCCCTCGGCCCGGTCCAACTCGGCATCGGCGGCATCGATCTAACCTCCCAGAACGGCCTCGGCAGCGTCGCGCCCTCAGCGGGCATGGCCACCGGCGCCGACATCGAGCGGGCCTGCCGGGCCGCCGCCGCCGTCACCGTACCCGACAGCCACCGCATCCTTCATATCCTCCCCATCGGCTTCTGGCTAGACGGCCAGACGCTCGCCGAGCCGCCCCTGGGCAAAAGCGGCAAACGCCTAGAAGTCGAAGCCCACATCGTCAGCATGCCCGCCTCCCGGGCGGACGAGCTAACAGCCGCCCTCGCCGACAAAGGCATCACCGTCGCCGCCATCCTCGCCAACGCCGTCGTCGGCGGAACCGATGCCGCCGGCACCGACTCCTGCCTCGTCATCGACATCGGCGCCGGTCTCGCCGACCTATCCCTTCACAGCGGCGGCAAAATCGTCTTCACAGCCTCCCTGCCGCTCGGCGGCGACTACATCACCGGCGACATCATGCACGGCCTGGACATCGGCAAACTCCACGCCGAAGAAATCAAGCGTTACTACGCCAAACTCGACCGCGACCTGAACGGCCGCGGCGTCGTCCTCGACTGCAACGATTTTGGAACCACCGACAAACAAGTCGAATACGACTTTCTCCATAAAATCGTCGAAAGCCGGGTCGAAGAAATCATCTCCCTGCTCCACGCCTACATCGAACCGGCCCTAAGCCGCTACGGAGCGGAAAAAATCCTCCTCGCCGGCGGCTCCTCGCTCCTTCCCAGCATTGGCGAATGGACGGAAAAAATCTTCGCCCGTCCCGTGACGCTAGTCCGTCCCTCCGGCCTCGCGGCCGAATACTCCCATCCGGCCAACACCGCCGGCTACGGTTTGGTGCAATACGCCGCCCGCCTCGCCAGCGGCGAACACGCCGGCGGCCCTGTCAGATCCTTCTTCAAAAAGCTCAAACAACTTTTATAG
- the sigE gene encoding RNA polymerase sporulation sigma factor SigE — MVKLVIKLRFIALLQFLGLLNPDEIFYVGSTEILPPPLSSDEETFLLARLQRGDKTVKSVFIERNLRLVVYIARKFENTGVGIEDLVSIGTIGLIKAVNTFDPVKKIKLATYASRCIENEILMYLRRNSKTRAEVSFDEPLNIDWDGNELLLSDVLGTDNDIIYKSVEEEVDKDLLYTAINKLSGREQKIMELRFGLAGDGLERTQKEVADMLGISQSYISRLEKRIIQKMKKFIKAQS; from the coding sequence ATCGTCAAGCTTGTCATCAAACTCCGCTTCATAGCCCTCCTCCAATTCCTGGGCCTCCTTAACCCCGACGAAATATTCTACGTCGGCAGCACCGAAATACTCCCCCCGCCGCTCTCCAGCGACGAGGAAACCTTCCTCCTCGCCCGCCTGCAAAGAGGCGACAAAACCGTCAAAAGCGTCTTCATCGAACGCAACCTCCGTCTCGTCGTCTACATCGCCCGCAAATTCGAAAACACCGGGGTAGGCATCGAAGACCTTGTCAGTATCGGCACCATCGGCCTCATCAAAGCAGTAAACACCTTCGACCCCGTTAAAAAAATAAAACTCGCCACCTACGCCTCCCGCTGCATCGAAAACGAAATCCTCATGTACCTCCGCCGCAACAGCAAAACCAGGGCGGAAGTCTCCTTCGACGAACCACTCAACATCGACTGGGACGGCAACGAACTTCTCCTCTCCGACGTTCTCGGCACCGACAACGACATCATCTACAAATCCGTCGAAGAAGAAGTCGACAAAGACCTCCTCTACACCGCCATCAACAAACTTTCCGGCCGCGAGCAGAAAATCATGGAACTTCGTTTCGGCCTCGCCGGCGACGGCCTCGAAAGAACCCAGAAAGAAGTCGCCGACATGCTCGGCATCAGCCAGTCCTATATCTCGCGCCTTGAAAAACGCATCATCCAGAAAATGAAAAAATTCATCAAGGCACAGAGCTGA
- a CDS encoding glycine betaine ABC transporter substrate-binding protein, producing the protein MRNGFKKWTILAITAALSLSLILASGCGAGKPAGQSGAKKEVKLGYVNWAEGVAMTNLAKVVLEDKMGYSVKITMADVAPIFTSVANGDYDAFMDAWLPVTHESYMKEYGAKLTDLGTNFEGARIGLVVPEYVSINSIEEMNGAKAKFDGKIIGIDSGAGIMKATDKAIKDYGLGFKLIPGSGPAMTAALKDAVEKKEWVAVTGWKPHWKFARWKLKFLEDPKGIYGKVENIHTVARKDIEKDLPEVAQFLRNFKLNDQQLGSLMGLIANSDDPLKSARKWVKDNEKLVDSWIPKKK; encoded by the coding sequence ATGCGAAACGGTTTCAAAAAATGGACCATCCTTGCAATTACCGCAGCATTGAGTCTCAGCCTGATCTTGGCGAGCGGCTGCGGCGCCGGCAAGCCTGCGGGGCAGTCGGGAGCCAAAAAAGAAGTCAAGCTGGGCTACGTCAACTGGGCCGAAGGGGTGGCAATGACCAACCTGGCCAAAGTCGTGCTTGAAGATAAAATGGGCTACAGCGTAAAAATCACCATGGCCGACGTCGCGCCGATCTTCACCTCGGTGGCCAACGGCGACTACGACGCCTTCATGGACGCCTGGCTTCCCGTAACCCACGAAAGCTACATGAAAGAATACGGTGCCAAGCTCACCGACCTCGGCACCAACTTCGAAGGGGCGCGCATCGGCCTCGTCGTCCCCGAATACGTCAGCATCAACAGCATCGAAGAAATGAACGGGGCAAAGGCGAAATTCGACGGCAAAATCATCGGCATCGACTCCGGGGCGGGCATAATGAAAGCCACCGACAAAGCCATCAAAGACTACGGCCTCGGCTTCAAACTCATCCCCGGCAGCGGGCCGGCCATGACCGCGGCGCTCAAAGACGCCGTGGAAAAGAAAGAATGGGTAGCCGTCACCGGCTGGAAGCCCCACTGGAAATTCGCCCGCTGGAAGCTTAAGTTCCTCGAAGACCCCAAAGGAATCTACGGGAAAGTCGAAAACATCCATACGGTCGCCCGCAAGGACATCGAAAAAGACCTGCCGGAAGTGGCCCAGTTCCTCCGCAACTTCAAGCTCAACGACCAGCAGCTCGGCAGCCTGATGGGCCTTATCGCCAACAGCGACGATCCGCTGAAAAGCGCCCGTAAATGGGTCAAGGACAACGAAAAGCTCGTCGACTCCTGGATACCGAAAAAGAAATAG
- a CDS encoding sigma 54-interacting transcriptional regulator — protein sequence MIQDELIRVAWERFINHRQIEAGSIRTEIVRSWLRCEQQGVDYRSGGSSVIVNGKELEALLARNAEIIDASRPFMHNLYELMKNSGFAVILVDRDGFVIEVIGDSVVLESHRGIQYVNGVKWTEDLVGTTAISLVLLGSGPIQVSGYEHYCQKHQDWACSAAPLTDAAGNLLGVLSVTGRTENVHCHTLGMVVSAAAAINNYLAVKKTQQELEQTASIHSTIVNKVSDGLLMIDAKGIVTFVNPTGAKILNINAAEALGKHISTLVDFRPVVLRVLETGQGYTDKEFVIETKRGILHFIKSAIPLKNSKGELEGVIDIFREIKRIRQLVTKMVGATAQFSFEDIVGNSPAMKECVRLAKIAANSAATVLIQGESGTGKELIAQAIHNASLRSEGPFIAINCGALPRNLVESELFGYEDGAFTGAKQGGRPGKFELAHGGTIFLDEIGEMPLDIQVKLLRVLQEKRITRVGGHRSLEIDVRVIAATNRDVADEVKEGNFRHDLYYRLNVLPIYVPPLRERLEDIPPLIDYLLKKMCHQLDVDDKHFSDDALARIMAHEWPGNVRELENVVERAVNICENIEIGSDYLPRTVGEKSETTGWSQLSLRDAEKKIIKETLHNTRGNISHAAKLLGIGRNTLYSKLRDYAITVPKENEMFTN from the coding sequence ATGATCCAGGACGAGCTAATCCGCGTCGCCTGGGAACGCTTTATCAACCACCGGCAGATCGAGGCCGGCAGCATAAGGACGGAAATCGTCCGCTCCTGGCTCAGATGCGAACAGCAGGGCGTAGACTACCGCAGCGGCGGCAGCAGCGTCATCGTCAACGGCAAGGAACTCGAGGCCCTCCTGGCCCGCAACGCCGAAATCATCGACGCCTCGCGCCCCTTCATGCACAACCTCTACGAACTCATGAAAAACTCCGGCTTCGCCGTAATCCTCGTCGACCGGGACGGCTTCGTCATCGAAGTCATCGGCGACTCCGTAGTCCTCGAATCCCACCGCGGCATCCAGTACGTCAACGGCGTCAAATGGACCGAAGACCTCGTCGGCACCACCGCCATAAGCCTCGTCCTCCTCGGCAGCGGCCCCATCCAGGTTTCCGGCTACGAGCACTACTGCCAGAAACATCAGGACTGGGCCTGTTCCGCCGCGCCCCTCACCGACGCCGCCGGCAATCTCCTTGGCGTCCTCAGCGTCACCGGCCGCACAGAAAACGTCCACTGCCACACCCTCGGCATGGTCGTATCGGCCGCCGCCGCCATCAACAACTACCTTGCCGTCAAGAAAACCCAGCAAGAACTCGAGCAGACCGCCAGCATCCACTCCACCATCGTCAACAAAGTCTCCGACGGCCTGCTCATGATCGACGCCAAGGGCATCGTCACCTTCGTCAACCCCACCGGCGCCAAAATCCTCAACATCAACGCCGCCGAAGCCCTCGGCAAGCACATCTCCACCCTCGTCGACTTCCGGCCCGTCGTCCTCAGAGTGCTGGAAACCGGTCAGGGCTACACCGACAAAGAATTCGTCATCGAAACCAAACGCGGCATCCTCCACTTCATTAAATCAGCCATCCCGCTTAAAAACAGCAAAGGCGAACTCGAAGGCGTCATCGACATCTTCCGGGAAATAAAGCGAATCCGCCAACTCGTCACCAAAATGGTCGGCGCCACCGCCCAATTCAGCTTCGAAGACATCGTCGGCAACAGCCCGGCCATGAAAGAATGCGTCCGCCTCGCCAAAATCGCTGCCAACAGCGCCGCCACCGTCCTCATCCAGGGCGAAAGCGGCACCGGCAAGGAACTTATCGCCCAGGCCATCCACAACGCCAGCCTGCGCTCTGAAGGCCCCTTCATCGCCATCAACTGCGGCGCCCTCCCCCGCAACCTCGTCGAAAGCGAACTCTTCGGCTACGAGGACGGCGCCTTCACCGGCGCCAAACAGGGCGGGCGGCCGGGCAAATTCGAACTCGCCCACGGCGGCACCATCTTCCTCGATGAAATCGGCGAAATGCCGCTCGACATCCAGGTCAAGCTCCTCCGCGTCCTGCAGGAAAAGCGCATCACCAGGGTCGGCGGCCACCGGTCCCTCGAAATCGACGTCCGTGTCATCGCCGCCACCAACCGCGACGTAGCTGATGAAGTCAAGGAAGGCAACTTCCGCCACGACCTCTACTACCGCCTGAATGTCCTGCCCATCTACGTCCCGCCGCTGCGCGAGCGCCTCGAAGACATCCCGCCCCTCATCGACTACCTCCTCAAAAAAATGTGCCACCAGCTCGACGTCGACGACAAACACTTCAGCGACGACGCCCTTGCGCGCATCATGGCCCACGAATGGCCCGGCAACGTCCGCGAACTCGAAAACGTCGTCGAACGGGCCGTGAACATCTGCGAAAACATCGAAATCGGCAGCGATTACCTGCCCCGCACCGTGGGCGAAAAAAGCGAAACCACGGGGTGGAGCCAGCTCTCCCTGCGCGACGCCGAGAAAAAAATCATCAAAGAAACGCTCCACAACACCCGCGGCAACATCTCCCACGCCGCCAAACTCCTCGGCATCGGCCGCAACACCCTCTACAGCAAACTGCGCGACTACGCCATAACCGTGCCGAAAGAAAACGAAATGTTCACAAATTGA
- a CDS encoding sigma-E processing peptidase SpoIIGA, translated as MYVYADILLLINTIMNGLILLLTAWAAGAAFKPWRLIFAALLGALYALGGLFPGVAPLYSPAAKLAASAALVWLALGARSWRSLLFATACFYLVSLLLGGAILGWLMLAAPVAGGVAWPAVTWRHLAVGGLLALLLFGLVWRRLLAGLTRRRLSLPVILDYAGRRIRLTALLDTGNHLYTIGGQRPVVLVERAALDQLLGNAVSGYLQRTPPASWLADLDQCGDSQWLARVHIIPCRGIGGSGLLLGFRPDSLTVITATGSITADEVVVGIHSGRLATDGSYAALLHPAVMKAIDNKEVANICA; from the coding sequence ATGTACGTTTACGCCGACATCCTGCTCCTCATCAACACCATCATGAACGGACTCATCCTCCTCCTCACCGCCTGGGCCGCCGGCGCCGCCTTCAAGCCCTGGCGCCTTATCTTCGCCGCCCTTCTCGGCGCCCTTTACGCCCTCGGCGGCCTCTTCCCCGGCGTCGCCCCCCTCTACAGCCCCGCCGCCAAACTCGCCGCCTCCGCCGCCCTCGTCTGGTTGGCCCTTGGCGCCCGCTCCTGGCGCTCCCTTCTCTTCGCCACCGCCTGCTTCTACCTCGTCTCTCTCCTCCTCGGCGGCGCCATCCTCGGCTGGCTCATGCTCGCCGCCCCGGTGGCGGGCGGGGTGGCGTGGCCCGCGGTCACCTGGCGCCACCTTGCCGTCGGCGGCCTCCTCGCCCTCCTGCTCTTCGGCCTCGTCTGGCGGCGCCTCCTCGCCGGCCTCACCCGCCGCCGCCTTTCCCTGCCCGTCATCCTCGACTACGCCGGCCGCCGCATCCGGCTCACCGCCCTCCTCGACACCGGCAACCACCTCTACACCATCGGCGGGCAGCGGCCGGTCGTCCTCGTCGAACGCGCCGCCCTCGACCAACTCCTCGGCAATGCCGTAAGCGGCTACCTGCAGCGCACCCCGCCCGCTTCCTGGCTCGCCGACCTCGACCAATGCGGCGACTCCCAATGGCTTGCCCGCGTCCATATCATCCCCTGCCGGGGCATAGGCGGCTCCGGCCTCCTGCTCGGCTTCCGGCCCGACAGCCTCACAGTCATAACCGCCACAGGCAGCATCACCGCCGACGAAGTGGTCGTCGGCATCCACAGCGGCCGCCTCGCGACCGACGGCTCCTACGCCGCGCTCCTCCATCCGGCCGTCATGAAGGCAATCGACAACAAAGAGGTGGCGAACATATGCGCATAA
- the spoIIR gene encoding stage II sporulation protein R, with translation MNKTLIRIVLPVILFVFVAGGWSLLLAGESRGEEASPRDLIRLHIIANSDSAADQQLKYRVRDAVTAHLAPHLAGAATVDDARRIVAGQREAILRIARSTVAAAGADYPVALETGWFEFPLRTYGTLVLPPGRYEAVRLLLGAAEGKNWWCVLFPPLCFIDGTTVTAVPAVAGADDKTASPKPEKIEIRWKLAEALGRQ, from the coding sequence ATGAATAAGACCCTGATCCGTATCGTACTGCCCGTAATCCTGTTCGTCTTCGTCGCCGGCGGCTGGAGCCTGCTCCTTGCCGGCGAAAGCAGGGGAGAGGAGGCATCCCCCCGCGACCTCATCCGCCTCCACATCATCGCCAACAGCGACAGCGCCGCCGACCAGCAGCTCAAATACCGCGTCCGCGACGCCGTCACCGCCCACCTCGCCCCCCACCTGGCCGGCGCCGCCACCGTCGACGACGCCCGCCGCATCGTCGCCGGACAGCGCGAAGCAATCCTCCGCATCGCCCGCAGCACAGTCGCCGCCGCCGGCGCCGACTACCCCGTCGCCCTCGAAACCGGCTGGTTCGAATTTCCCCTCCGCACCTACGGCACCCTCGTCCTGCCGCCCGGGCGCTACGAAGCCGTGCGTCTTCTCCTTGGCGCCGCCGAAGGCAAGAACTGGTGGTGCGTCCTCTTCCCGCCCCTGTGCTTCATCGACGGCACCACCGTCACGGCCGTCCCGGCCGTTGCCGGCGCCGACGACAAAACCGCTTCCCCGAAGCCGGAGAAGATAGAGATCCGCTGGAAACTGGCCGAAGCCCTCGGTCGTCAATAA
- a CDS encoding glycine betaine/L-proline ABC transporter ATP-binding protein, whose translation MKVEVVNLYKIFGPQPRSVLSMVKNGISKRQVMEETGHTVGINNVSFQVQQGEIFVIMGLSGCGKSTLVRCINRLIEPTAGEVRIDGENILEADTRRLLDIRRRKVAMVFQRFGLFPHRNVCSNVEYGLEIQEVEPAVCREKALKALDLVGLKGYEFKMPDQLSGGMQQRVGLARALATDPDILLMDEAFSALDPLIRREMQEELLELQAKMHKTIIFITHDLDEALRLGDRIAVMRDGQIVQIGSSEEILTNPADDYVREFVQDVDRTKVLTASSIMKRPDPLIIPKDGPRAAVRRMQEEGISSIYAVNAERQFQGIVRIEDATRLVQQGIHNLEEIIVKDVPVADPDMRIFDLLPMAFNAKTPIVVLDGDKRMRGIIGRAAVISSIMGVEQ comes from the coding sequence TTGAAGGTAGAAGTAGTCAATCTGTACAAAATATTCGGACCCCAGCCCCGGTCCGTTCTGTCCATGGTAAAAAACGGCATCTCCAAGCGCCAGGTAATGGAAGAGACCGGCCACACCGTCGGGATCAACAACGTCAGCTTCCAGGTGCAGCAGGGCGAAATATTCGTAATCATGGGCCTGTCCGGCTGCGGCAAATCCACCCTGGTGCGCTGTATCAACAGACTGATCGAGCCGACCGCCGGCGAAGTGCGCATCGACGGGGAAAACATACTCGAAGCCGACACCCGGCGGCTGCTCGACATCCGGCGCCGGAAAGTGGCGATGGTGTTTCAGCGCTTCGGCCTCTTCCCGCACCGGAACGTCTGTTCAAACGTCGAATACGGGCTCGAGATCCAGGAAGTCGAGCCGGCGGTCTGCCGGGAAAAGGCCCTCAAGGCGCTCGACCTGGTCGGCCTCAAAGGGTACGAATTCAAAATGCCCGACCAGCTTAGCGGCGGTATGCAGCAGCGGGTGGGGCTCGCCCGCGCCTTGGCGACCGACCCCGACATCCTGCTCATGGACGAAGCCTTCAGCGCGCTCGACCCGCTTATCCGCCGGGAAATGCAGGAAGAACTGCTCGAATTGCAGGCCAAAATGCACAAAACGATCATCTTCATCACCCACGACCTTGACGAAGCGCTGCGGCTCGGCGACCGCATCGCGGTCATGCGCGACGGCCAGATCGTCCAGATCGGCAGCTCCGAGGAAATACTGACCAATCCGGCCGACGACTATGTACGGGAATTCGTCCAGGACGTCGACAGGACGAAAGTACTCACAGCCAGCTCGATAATGAAACGCCCCGATCCGCTCATCATCCCCAAGGACGGGCCGCGGGCTGCCGTGCGGCGCATGCAGGAAGAAGGGATCTCCAGCATCTATGCCGTCAACGCCGAACGACAATTTCAGGGCATCGTCCGCATCGAGGACGCCACCCGCCTGGTTCAGCAGGGCATTCATAACCTCGAGGAAATCATCGTCAAGGATGTTCCCGTCGCCGACCCCGACATGCGGATCTTCGACCTCCTGCCGATGGCCTTCAACGCCAAAACGCCGATCGTCGTCCTCGACGGCGATAAAAGAATGCGCGGGATCATCGGCAGAGCGGCCGTAATATCCAGCATCATGGGGGTGGAACAATGA
- a CDS encoding proline/glycine betaine ABC transporter permease, with protein sequence MMHTIPVGKVFEAIIIWLRANFDGFFNLTRLGLTGFIDAFENTLLFIPAVAIIALLAVVAWRAAGRGIAIFTVLSMGLIYNMGLWPQTMQTLALVLTSAIIALIVGIPIGICAARNDKFDRMVRPLLDFMQTMPAFVYLIPAVLFFKLGKVPGAVATVIFSMPPSVRLTNLGIRQVPHDVVEAARSFGSTSRQLLFKIQLPIAIPTILAGVNQTIMLSLSMVVIAAMIGAGGLGEEVLKGITQLKIGRGFESGVAVVLLAMVLDRITQSLANINRRKNKQA encoded by the coding sequence ATGATGCACACTATTCCGGTCGGGAAGGTCTTCGAAGCCATAATAATATGGCTGCGGGCCAACTTCGACGGCTTCTTCAACCTTACCCGGTTGGGCCTGACAGGCTTCATCGACGCCTTCGAAAACACGCTCCTCTTCATCCCCGCGGTTGCGATCATCGCCTTGCTGGCCGTCGTCGCCTGGCGGGCGGCGGGGCGGGGGATCGCCATCTTCACCGTCCTGAGCATGGGACTCATCTACAACATGGGCTTATGGCCCCAGACGATGCAGACGCTCGCCCTGGTGCTCACATCAGCGATCATCGCCCTGATCGTCGGCATTCCGATCGGCATCTGCGCCGCCAGAAACGACAAATTCGACCGTATGGTGCGTCCGCTGCTCGACTTCATGCAGACAATGCCGGCCTTCGTTTACCTGATCCCGGCCGTGCTCTTCTTCAAGCTGGGCAAAGTTCCCGGAGCGGTCGCCACAGTCATCTTCTCGATGCCGCCATCCGTCAGGCTGACCAACCTCGGCATCAGGCAGGTGCCGCACGACGTCGTCGAAGCCGCGCGCTCTTTCGGCTCCACCTCCAGGCAGCTGCTCTTCAAAATCCAGTTGCCGATCGCTATTCCCACCATCCTTGCCGGGGTCAACCAAACCATCATGCTGTCGCTGTCCATGGTCGTAATCGCGGCCATGATCGGCGCCGGCGGCCTCGGTGAGGAAGTGTTGAAAGGAATCACCCAGTTAAAAATCGGAAGGGGGTTTGAAAGCGGCGTTGCTGTGGTTCTCCTTGCGATGGTCCTGGACCGGATAACCCAGAGCCTCGCAAACATCAACCGCAGAAAAAACAAACAAGCCTGA
- the sigG gene encoding RNA polymerase sporulation sigma factor SigG produces the protein MLVNKVEICGVNTAKLPVLPAARMRELFEIMQSGGVDAREQLIYGNLRLVLSVIQRFNNRGEYVDDLFQVGCIGLMKAIDNFDLSQNVKFSTYAVPMIIGEIRRYLRDNNPIRVSRSMRDVAYKALQIRDSLVNKFSREPSINEIADELKIPREEIVFALDAIQEPISLFEPIYHDGGDPIFVMDQIGDDRNHDFNWLEGVAIKEALRKLSDREKHILTLRFFEGKTQMEVAEEIGISQAQVSRLEKAALGHMRKYV, from the coding sequence GTGCTAGTAAACAAAGTCGAGATCTGCGGTGTCAACACAGCCAAGCTCCCCGTCCTGCCGGCCGCCCGGATGCGCGAGCTGTTCGAAATCATGCAGTCGGGAGGCGTCGACGCCCGCGAACAACTCATCTACGGCAACCTCCGGCTCGTGCTCAGCGTCATCCAGCGGTTCAACAACCGGGGGGAATACGTCGACGACCTCTTCCAGGTCGGCTGCATCGGCCTCATGAAAGCCATCGACAACTTCGACCTCTCCCAGAACGTCAAATTCTCCACCTACGCCGTCCCCATGATAATCGGCGAAATCCGCCGCTACCTGCGCGACAACAACCCCATCCGCGTCTCCCGCTCCATGCGCGACGTCGCCTACAAAGCCCTCCAGATCCGCGACTCGCTTGTCAACAAATTCTCCCGCGAACCCTCCATCAACGAAATCGCCGACGAACTCAAAATTCCCCGCGAAGAAATCGTCTTCGCCCTCGACGCCATCCAAGAGCCAATCTCCCTCTTCGAACCCATCTACCACGACGGCGGCGACCCCATCTTCGTAATGGACCAGATCGGCGACGACCGCAACCACGACTTTAACTGGCTCGAAGGCGTCGCCATCAAAGAAGCCCTCCGCAAACTCAGCGACCGCGAAAAACACATCCTCACCCTCCGCTTCTTCGAAGGCAAAACCCAGATGGAGGTGGCGGAGGAGATCGGGATATCGCAGGCGCAGGTGTCGCGCCTCGAAAAGGCCGCCCTCGGACATATGCGCAAATACGTCTAG